Proteins from a genomic interval of Uloborus diversus isolate 005 chromosome 4, Udiv.v.3.1, whole genome shotgun sequence:
- the LOC129220952 gene encoding mediator of RNA polymerase II transcription subunit 22-like, which produces MESIINIPLGPVLNPASELIFLVGHVLSSASLRSLIFRTSNAEHIFHQFRIPGQQDDFPIASALAITSNLKAAVVLPQSKEALLKSYNKRLKDDIKSMVDNFAEIVKLARPTHEDDGGNVIRPLATSQDQCEMHVRAANIVRAAESLMKLISDIKQYLILNDFPSVNEAISQKTKVCRSIQEGIDSKLAALRDDVAAELYELEEEYYSSVFKLSPLIAEEKFV; this is translated from the exons ATGGAGTCCATAATCAACATTCCACTTG GTCCCGTTCTAAATCCGGCCAGTGAGCTGATCTTCCTCGTCGGGCACGTTTTGTCTTCGGCATCGCTTCGATCGTTGATTTTTCGGACCTCCAACGCCGAACACATCTTTCATCAATTCCGAATTCCCGGGCAGCAGGACGATTTTCCGATCGCTTCAGCCTTAGCGATAACTTCCAACTTGAAAGCTGCAGT GGTGTTGCCTCAAAGCAAAGAAGCATTGCTAAAATCTTACAATAAAAGACTCAAAGATGATATAAAATCTATGGTTGATAATTTTGCAGAGATTGTTAAGTTGGCAAGACCTACACATGAGGATGATGGTGGCAATGTTATTCGTCCTTTAGCAACATCCCAAGACCAATGCGAAATGCACGTTCGAGCTGCTAACATA GTTCGAGCTGCTGAATCCTTGATGAAATTGATATCTGATATAAAGCAGTATCTTATCCTCAATGACTTTCCATCTGTGAATGAAGCAATTTCTCAAAAGACAAAAGTATGTCGATCGATACAGGAAGGCATCGATTCAAAACTAGCTGCTTTAAGAGATGATGTGGCAGCAGAACTCTACGAACTTGAGGAAGAGTATTATTCCTCGGTGTTCAAGCTTTCACCGCTGATTGCTGAAGAAAAATTTGTTTAG